A window of the Deltaproteobacteria bacterium genome harbors these coding sequences:
- a CDS encoding NADH-quinone oxidoreductase subunit C produces the protein MTPEEIYRELIKHSQIEWVEGAKLPVTSATSGDPFLVVPAAKILEIAKVLKTREEFSFDCLSSLTAVDRFANQRFEVVYHLFSYKHRHNVTLKIYLERGDTAHLSTVESLWGCANWFEREVYDLFGIKFDQHSDLRRIMLPDDWVGHPLRKDYKEQEDYHGIATTRPPLIQ, from the coding sequence ATGACACCCGAAGAGATCTACAGAGAGTTAATAAAACATTCCCAAATCGAATGGGTAGAGGGGGCGAAACTTCCTGTCACTTCGGCGACGAGTGGAGATCCTTTTCTTGTTGTCCCCGCTGCGAAGATTTTGGAGATTGCCAAGGTTTTGAAGACACGGGAAGAGTTCTCTTTTGATTGTCTTTCCAGTCTTACCGCTGTTGATCGTTTTGCGAATCAGCGTTTCGAGGTGGTCTATCATCTGTTTTCCTACAAACATCGGCACAACGTTACCCTGAAGATCTATCTGGAGAGAGGGGACACCGCACATCTTTCTACAGTTGAGTCGCTTTGGGGTTGCGCGAATTGGTTCGAGCGAGAGGTCTACGACCTGTTTGGGATCAAGTTTGATCAGCACAGTGATTTGAGACGGATCATGCTCCCGGATGATTGGGTGGGGCATCCACTGCGTAAGGATTATAAGGAGCAAGAGGATTATCATGGGATCGCGACAACGCGACCACCGTTGATACAATAG
- a CDS encoding NADH-quinone oxidoreductase subunit D — MGELRTQEMLLNMGPQHPSTHGVIRFVVKTDGEVMTTAVPDVGYLHRSIEKIAEKATYHGFMPWTDRVDYLAAMNCNYTYALAVERLAGIETSRRAEFLRVISMELNRIISHLLAVGALGMDVGAYTPFVHGLREREKVNDLIEELCGQRLTYNYARVGGVIYDMPPGWDKKVLSFINQFEPLLEEFNRLLTDNKILIHRLRGIGVITKEDAINYNLVGPNLRGSGVKWDLRKDIPYSVYPEFDFEIPVGTGEGGALGDCYDRYMVRIKEMRESCKILRQCFEKIPAEGEAQVKVPKKVRPPAGEVYVRTESTRGDLGCYLVSDGSDKPYRVKFRAGSFTAMSIVEKISRGMMIADLVAFIASLDVVAPEIDR, encoded by the coding sequence ATGGGCGAACTTCGCACACAAGAAATGCTTTTGAATATGGGCCCTCAGCATCCGAGCACCCATGGCGTCATCCGCTTCGTCGTGAAGACTGATGGTGAGGTGATGACGACGGCGGTCCCGGATGTCGGCTATCTCCATCGTTCGATCGAAAAGATTGCGGAGAAGGCGACCTATCATGGCTTCATGCCGTGGACCGATCGGGTCGATTATCTCGCGGCGATGAACTGCAACTACACCTATGCGCTGGCGGTTGAGAGATTGGCGGGGATCGAGACAAGTCGCCGTGCCGAATTCTTGCGTGTCATTTCCATGGAACTGAATCGAATCATTTCACATCTGCTCGCTGTCGGCGCCCTCGGGATGGATGTGGGGGCCTATACGCCGTTCGTTCATGGGCTTCGCGAGCGAGAGAAGGTGAATGACCTGATCGAAGAGCTTTGCGGTCAGAGGCTTACCTATAACTATGCCCGTGTGGGTGGAGTTATCTACGATATGCCGCCGGGATGGGATAAAAAGGTCCTTTCATTTATCAACCAGTTCGAACCTCTCCTCGAGGAGTTCAATCGTTTGCTGACCGATAACAAGATCCTGATCCATCGGCTTCGCGGGATTGGTGTGATTACGAAAGAGGATGCGATTAACTATAACCTCGTGGGGCCCAACCTCCGCGGCTCCGGAGTGAAATGGGACCTTCGGAAGGATATTCCCTATTCGGTTTATCCGGAGTTTGATTTTGAGATCCCGGTTGGGACCGGTGAAGGTGGTGCGTTGGGTGATTGTTACGATCGCTACATGGTTCGAATCAAGGAGATGAGGGAGTCTTGCAAGATCCTCCGACAATGTTTTGAAAAAATCCCTGCGGAGGGGGAGGCTCAGGTGAAGGTCCCCAAGAAGGTTCGTCCCCCTGCCGGTGAGGTTTATGTCCGGACAGAAAGTACACGGGGAGATCTCGGTTGTTATCTCGTCAGCGATGGAAGTGACAAGCCGTATCGGGTCAAATTCAGGGCTGGCTCCTTTACGGCGATGAGTATCGTCGAGAAGATCAGTCGAGGGATGATGATTGCTGATTTGGTGGCGTTTATTGCGAGTTTGGATGTTGTGGCACCGGAGATAGATAGGTAA
- a CDS encoding type II toxin-antitoxin system VapC family toxin has product MKVFFDSSSFAKRYIREEGSDEVDEILKKATALGLSVLSLPEVISALSRKLRESILNREQYALAKQALLADTQDADIVNVTPQVVGHAITLLEDNSVRALDALHIGSALGWKADTFISSDKKQLEAASHSGLKTKLV; this is encoded by the coding sequence GTGAAGGTTTTCTTTGATTCCTCCAGCTTCGCCAAGAGATACATCCGGGAGGAGGGGAGCGATGAGGTTGATGAAATTTTAAAGAAGGCGACAGCGCTGGGTCTTTCGGTGCTTTCTCTTCCGGAAGTCATCTCCGCTTTGTCCAGAAAACTCCGCGAGTCGATTCTCAATCGAGAGCAATATGCCTTGGCTAAACAGGCCCTGCTGGCGGATACCCAGGATGCTGACATCGTTAATGTAACTCCGCAGGTGGTGGGACATGCCATCACCCTTCTGGAAGACAATTCCGTTCGAGCCTTGGATGCCCTTCATATCGGGAGCGCCTTGGGGTGGAAGGCGGATACGTTTATCTCCTCAGATAAAAAACAGCTGGAAGCAGCCTCCCACTCCGGTCTTAAGACAAAGCTGGTTTGA
- a CDS encoding type II toxin-antitoxin system Phd/YefM family antitoxin — MKKVAFTDFRKSASEFFDEVEEGQTIRVYRHGRAIAEIVPPSDEKRAPSWKKSGLKLTVKGASLSRAILEERERGR; from the coding sequence GTGAAAAAAGTGGCCTTCACCGATTTCAGAAAAAGTGCCTCTGAGTTTTTTGACGAAGTGGAAGAAGGACAAACGATCCGGGTGTACCGCCACGGACGGGCCATTGCGGAAATCGTTCCCCCATCGGACGAAAAACGGGCTCCTTCATGGAAAAAAAGTGGCCTGAAACTGACCGTCAAGGGGGCTTCCTTGAGCCGGGCTATTTTGGAGGAAAGGGAGCGGGGCCGGTGA
- a CDS encoding NADH-quinone oxidoreductase subunit A, protein MLFNFANILMFLIVGAGFVFASLLIGRLLRPQVPFKEKLMTYECGEIPTEGGRINFNIRFYILALLFIIFDVEIALMLPVGTVFKAWIGEGKGMLAFVEIAIFVFILLLGLVYVWKKGDLEWMKKVAIEPEGQGESIVPKASYVP, encoded by the coding sequence ATGCTTTTTAACTTCGCGAATATATTGATGTTTCTGATTGTTGGGGCCGGGTTTGTCTTTGCCTCGCTCCTGATCGGTCGACTGCTTCGTCCGCAGGTGCCGTTTAAAGAAAAACTTATGACCTATGAATGTGGTGAGATCCCGACCGAAGGGGGACGGATTAATTTTAATATCCGTTTTTATATCCTCGCCCTCCTCTTTATCATTTTTGATGTTGAGATTGCACTGATGCTTCCGGTCGGAACTGTCTTCAAGGCCTGGATTGGAGAGGGGAAGGGGATGTTGGCGTTTGTCGAGATCGCGATTTTTGTTTTCATCTTGCTTTTGGGCCTCGTCTATGTCTGGAAAAAGGGGGATCTCGAGTGGATGAAGAAGGTGGCGATTGAGCCCGAAGGACAAGGAGAGTCGATTGTTCCGAAGGCGAGTTATGTGCCTTAA
- a CDS encoding NADH-quinone oxidoreductase subunit J — translation MLPLPEIKDLVFLGIAGFTLVSAAIVSFSRSIVYSGFALLGSFAGAVGLFVLLSSDFVAATQLLIYVGGILVLILFAIMLTSKIGDVKLTNLSVNRKIGIPIITLFTLFLLSTLAKGTWLVVEKEEYRSMVKPIGDALLSKYLLPFEVVSIVLLGALVGAIVLIKREVK, via the coding sequence ATGTTGCCGCTGCCTGAAATTAAAGATCTCGTTTTCTTAGGCATAGCAGGATTCACGCTTGTCTCAGCGGCGATTGTCTCGTTTTCACGAAGTATTGTTTATTCCGGTTTTGCCCTGCTGGGGAGCTTTGCAGGTGCGGTAGGACTCTTCGTCCTGCTCTCCTCTGATTTCGTCGCAGCAACACAGCTGCTCATTTATGTTGGCGGGATCCTTGTCCTGATCCTCTTCGCGATCATGCTGACCTCGAAGATCGGAGATGTGAAGTTGACGAATCTTTCGGTGAATCGGAAGATCGGCATTCCGATCATAACTCTTTTTACCCTCTTCCTCCTCTCTACCCTTGCGAAGGGGACCTGGCTTGTTGTGGAAAAAGAAGAGTATCGCTCGATGGTAAAGCCGATTGGCGATGCCTTGCTCTCCAAGTATCTCCTGCCGTTTGAGGTTGTTTCGATCGTTCTCCTCGGTGCACTTGTGGGGGCGATTGTGTTGATCAAGAGGGAGGTAAAATAA
- a CDS encoding MBL fold metallo-hydrolase gives MQVRFWGTRGSIPSPGRSTLLYGGNTSCLEIIYGDHSLILDGGTGIRLLGQSLPKHSKKPVNILISHTHMDHIGGIPFFTPALNNGQPIRIYGPPGLKRSLKNLFPFPKLQSRKKVLEIKPHSFRIPPFRISCRWVNHPGGNLGYKIQTPSGHSVVYISDHEPSLSCRHGKWAPLDEEIARWIDHTDLLIMDAQYFENEYKKRLGWGHSPISYTIQLAIHGGAKKLCLFHHDPNHSDATLKQKLKLARALITHSGTKLPCSLAQEGAVITLSS, from the coding sequence TTGCAGGTCCGATTTTGGGGGACGCGCGGTTCGATTCCGTCGCCCGGCAGGTCAACCCTTCTTTACGGCGGAAACACCTCATGTCTTGAAATTATTTACGGTGATCATTCACTCATCCTCGACGGGGGAACCGGCATCCGTCTCCTGGGACAATCGCTTCCGAAACACTCGAAAAAACCGGTTAATATTCTCATCAGCCATACCCATATGGATCATATTGGTGGAATCCCGTTCTTTACCCCTGCCCTGAATAACGGCCAACCAATCAGGATCTATGGCCCCCCAGGATTAAAACGGTCCCTTAAAAATCTTTTCCCCTTCCCCAAACTCCAATCCAGAAAAAAAGTCCTCGAAATCAAACCACACTCTTTTCGAATCCCCCCCTTTCGAATTAGTTGCCGTTGGGTCAATCATCCGGGGGGCAATTTGGGATACAAGATCCAAACCCCCTCTGGACATTCTGTCGTTTATATCAGTGATCATGAACCATCCCTTTCCTGTCGTCATGGGAAATGGGCTCCTTTAGACGAGGAGATTGCCCGATGGATCGATCACACTGATCTCCTCATCATGGATGCCCAATATTTCGAAAACGAATACAAAAAACGTCTGGGATGGGGCCACAGTCCTATTTCTTATACAATTCAACTTGCGATTCATGGGGGGGCAAAAAAACTTTGTCTCTTTCATCATGATCCGAATCATTCCGATGCTACCCTAAAACAAAAATTGAAGCTGGCGCGAGCATTGATCACCCATTCCGGCACCAAATTACCTTGTTCTCTGGCACAAGAAGGGGCGGTGATCACCCTCTCATCATGA
- a CDS encoding NADH-quinone oxidoreductase subunit B — translation MLTLKNKIPENVITAGVDSLLNWGRLSSLWYMLFGLACCAIEMMQTGGPRTDLDRFGAVPRASPRQSDLMIVAGTLTYKMALRTKILYDQMPEPKYVLSMGSCANCGGLFQPAYSVVKGVDKIIPVDVYVPGCPPRPEALTEGLLKIQEKMKREKFLLRNREKTQMVA, via the coding sequence ATGCTGACATTAAAAAACAAGATTCCGGAGAATGTGATTACGGCCGGTGTGGATAGCCTGCTGAATTGGGGACGGCTTTCATCGCTTTGGTATATGCTCTTCGGGTTGGCTTGTTGTGCGATTGAAATGATGCAGACCGGCGGGCCCAGAACCGACCTGGATCGTTTCGGCGCTGTCCCTCGCGCCTCACCTCGTCAGTCAGATCTGATGATTGTCGCCGGGACATTGACCTACAAGATGGCGCTTCGGACGAAGATTCTTTACGACCAGATGCCGGAGCCAAAGTATGTTCTTTCGATGGGAAGTTGCGCGAATTGCGGAGGGCTTTTTCAGCCAGCCTATTCCGTCGTGAAAGGGGTCGACAAGATCATTCCTGTCGATGTCTATGTCCCTGGTTGCCCGCCGCGCCCGGAGGCATTGACCGAGGGACTTTTGAAGATTCAGGAAAAAATGAAACGGGAAAAATTCTTATTGCGCAACCGAGAGAAAACCCAAATGGTTGCCTGA
- the nuoH gene encoding NADH-quinone oxidoreductase subunit NuoH: MQQFANWLLTKIPYPAFLPTEYLYIGVQLIFALLMLMLFVAPFAGIISWVERRVAARMMDRVGPNRVGPQGFLQWLADGIKSLLKEDIIPTNADPILFRLAPYLVFIGMFVAFVVVPFSSKLIIADLNIGIFYLIAVTSIVTVGIMMSGWASNNKYSLLGGMRSAAQIVSYEIPTGLAILVIVLLSGSLSMQEIIAAQGAYPWEWFLFSNPFTAMTFFILFISALAEGNRAPFDIPEAESELVSGYSTEYSGMRFVFFYFEEWANIYLIAAVGTALFLGGWQIPPAVRQWGAATHFILPHLLEFLTFFIKAIAIVFVVIWIRWTLPRVRVDQLMILCWKYLLPFGFACALGTALWMVLFPKGVPLVSYTLFGGAVVTGGYFFYRVWYQLKAANVRVHLNPFV; this comes from the coding sequence ATGCAACAATTTGCCAATTGGCTCCTCACGAAAATTCCGTATCCAGCATTCTTGCCCACGGAATACCTTTATATCGGGGTTCAGTTGATATTTGCCCTCCTGATGCTGATGCTCTTTGTGGCCCCGTTTGCCGGCATCATCTCTTGGGTAGAGCGACGGGTGGCTGCCCGAATGATGGATCGAGTCGGACCGAACAGGGTAGGACCCCAGGGTTTTCTACAGTGGCTTGCCGATGGGATCAAATCACTTCTGAAGGAGGATATTATTCCGACGAACGCCGATCCGATTCTCTTTCGTTTGGCGCCGTATCTCGTTTTCATCGGGATGTTTGTTGCTTTCGTGGTTGTTCCTTTTTCGAGCAAGTTGATCATTGCCGATCTGAATATCGGTATTTTTTATCTCATTGCGGTCACATCAATCGTAACGGTCGGGATCATGATGAGTGGTTGGGCCTCGAATAACAAATATTCCCTGTTGGGAGGCATGCGGTCGGCGGCCCAGATTGTCTCCTATGAGATTCCGACAGGGCTTGCGATCCTCGTGATTGTCCTCTTGTCAGGGAGTCTTTCCATGCAGGAGATCATTGCGGCACAGGGGGCGTATCCCTGGGAGTGGTTCCTCTTTTCAAACCCATTTACGGCGATGACCTTTTTCATCCTCTTTATCTCGGCCCTGGCCGAAGGAAATCGTGCCCCTTTTGATATCCCGGAGGCGGAGAGCGAGCTCGTTTCCGGTTATTCGACAGAGTATAGCGGGATGCGATTCGTTTTCTTTTATTTTGAGGAGTGGGCCAATATTTATCTGATTGCCGCTGTCGGGACGGCGCTCTTCCTCGGCGGGTGGCAGATTCCACCGGCAGTTCGTCAATGGGGGGCTGCGACTCATTTTATCCTTCCCCATCTCCTGGAGTTCTTGACCTTCTTCATCAAAGCGATCGCGATTGTCTTTGTTGTCATCTGGATCCGGTGGACACTCCCGCGTGTGAGGGTCGATCAACTCATGATTCTCTGTTGGAAATATCTTTTGCCATTTGGTTTTGCCTGTGCGTTAGGGACCGCCTTATGGATGGTCTTGTTTCCAAAAGGAGTCCCTTTGGTGAGTTACACCCTTTTCGGTGGGGCCGTGGTGACAGGGGGTTATTTTTTCTATCGGGTGTGGTATCAATTGAAGGCGGCAAACGTGAGGGTGCATCTGAATCCGTTTGTATAA
- a CDS encoding NADH-quinone oxidoreductase subunit I, with translation MDTFVSYFKNISHATSTIFEGMAVTFSHLFRRPVTIQYPDRIPKKLSETLPERFRGFLKVDMEICTACLACMNDCPIDCIKIVTEKDEASKERLLTQFDIDMAKCMYCGLCTEPCPTGAIHFTRQFERATETLADLVYKFVPGGQRIMPYKAPKKEKEDVAAA, from the coding sequence ATGGATACATTTGTTTCCTACTTCAAAAACATCTCTCACGCTACCTCGACAATTTTCGAGGGGATGGCGGTGACCTTTTCCCATCTCTTCAGGAGACCGGTCACGATCCAGTATCCCGATCGGATTCCAAAGAAATTGTCCGAAACACTTCCGGAAAGATTTCGCGGTTTCTTGAAAGTCGACATGGAGATCTGCACCGCCTGTCTCGCCTGCATGAATGACTGTCCGATTGACTGCATCAAGATCGTGACCGAGAAGGACGAGGCCTCGAAGGAGAGGCTTCTGACACAGTTTGATATCGATATGGCGAAGTGTATGTATTGTGGGCTTTGCACAGAACCTTGCCCGACCGGCGCGATTCATTTTACGCGTCAGTTTGAGCGAGCGACGGAGACGTTGGCCGATCTGGTTTATAAATTTGTCCCCGGTGGTCAGAGGATCATGCCGTACAAGGCGCCTAAAAAGGAAAAAGAGGATGTTGCCGCTGCCTGA
- the nuoK gene encoding NADH-quinone oxidoreductase subunit NuoK, whose amino-acid sequence MVSLQSYLIVTAILFSLGLYNIFTRNNSIGILMGVELILNAASINMVAFAHFNGNDIAGNIFSLFLIVLAASEAAVALAIVVSIYRQFHTIEASEATTLKG is encoded by the coding sequence ATGGTCTCCCTTCAATCCTATCTCATCGTCACCGCGATCCTCTTCTCGCTCGGCCTCTACAATATCTTCACCCGAAACAACTCGATCGGGATCCTGATGGGGGTTGAGCTGATCCTGAACGCCGCCTCGATCAACATGGTCGCCTTCGCGCATTTCAATGGGAATGACATCGCCGGAAACATCTTCTCCCTCTTTCTGATTGTCCTTGCTGCCTCCGAAGCAGCGGTGGCGCTTGCCATCGTCGTCTCGATCTATCGGCAGTTCCATACGATTGAGGCGAGTGAGGCGACGACGTTGAAGGGATAG